The following proteins are co-located in the Psilocybe cubensis strain MGC-MH-2018 chromosome 5, whole genome shotgun sequence genome:
- a CDS encoding MFS-type transporter 1 codes for MTRNPQEMTTVTPFVDKQEDHNDRESDRTRTPSPVPLDYTPLGTAGGWLNSCIIVLTVTTAMIINTGNSTSVSIALPTIERDLALEPAELQWIMSAYPLSSYGRAASSSSSAELQIWCGFTTNVVTLDVLRALQGCGAAATIPSSLGILAHAFPPSRARSLAFATFAAGAPVGAVFGTAVGGVLTEFTEQTWRSSFFLFSGLTFLAFFGGLISIDPDVPSDEPDKRIDWIGSLLVSGGLILVVFVLSQGEVAPQQWRTPYIIALLVIGVLLIVIFLFWQRHLESVQNDPNAPYSWLTPPPLMKLSIWTRANGRFAAMMAIAFTNWCAFMSWTYWVQNYKGYSAMQTVVRLLPMFVSGIACNVFVGLMAAHVTVVWLVAIGAGATAAACLLFAIINPETTYWAYAFNASYLSVMGADFVFSAGTLFIAKFSLPHEQSVSGALFNTMTQLGTAVGVTVSTVVFNSVNSRLDSNEDNISTFRAAQWTGLAFGIIGKFTFHTYVQFQKLNSTSCLSICTATTLGIVFFYGVGVVGHRGPASDSVSHSEKGSVTPFTASPTESDTDGRTMTVSSRGNLLTEAGSSVPSQFFAYGGGGMSNSGLTAASSPELGAERRKNKGSPEIISGGERAG; via the exons ATGACCCGCAATCCTCAAGAAATGACCACCGTTACCCCCTTCGTCGACAAGCAGGAAGATCATAATGACAGAGAGTCGGATCGCACACGGACACCATCACCAGTGCCATTGGACTACACACCACTGGGGACGGCGGGAGGGTGGCTGAACTCGTGTATCATTGTATTGACGGTGACCACGGCTATGATCATCAAT ACTGGAAACTCGACCTCAGTATCGATAGCTTTGCCTACGATCGAGAGGGATCTGGCGCTTGAGCCAGCGGAGCTACAGTGGATCATGTCGGCGTACCCATTGAGTTCA TATGGTAGGGctgcctcttcctcgtcttcggcAGAATTGCAGATTT GGTGTGGGTTCACAACTA ATGTAGTTACGCTCGACGTGTTAAGAGCTTTGCAGGGCTGTGGCGCTGCTGCGACCATCCCCTCCTCT CTTGGTATTCTTGCTCATGCATTCCCGCCATCGCGCGCACGTTCACTGGCCTTTGCCACATTTGCTGCAGGCGCACCCGTTGGCGCCGTCTTTGGCACAGCAGTTGGCGGCGTTTTGACAGAGTTCACCGA ACAAACCTGGCGCTCGTCGTTCTTCCTATTCAGCGGCCTGACGTTCCTCGCGTTTTTCGGAGGGCTGATTTCAATAGACCCAGATGTGCCGTCTGACGAGCCAGATAAAAGGATTGATTGGATTGGGTCGCTCCTCGTGTCGGGAGGTTTGATTCTGGTTGTGTTCGTGTTGAGCCAGGGAGAGGTCGCGCCTCAGCAGTGGCGCACACCGT ATATCATTGCCCTGCTCGTCATAGGCGttctcctcatcgtcatcttcctcttctggcAACGCCACCTTGAGTCTGTGCAAAATGACCCTAACGCGCCGTATTCGTGGCTCACACCGCCGCCTCTCATGAAACTGTCCATATGGACCCGCGCAAACGGTCGTTTTGCAGCGATGATGGCCATTGCTTTCACGAACTGGTGTGCGTTTATGTCGTGGACCTATTGGGTGCAG AATTACAAAGGATATAGTGCAATGCAGACTGTTGTACGTTTGCTGCCTATGTTCGTGTCGGGGATCGCGTGCAACGTGTTCGTGGGGCTCATGGCCGCGCACGTCACGGTCGTCTGGCTCGTTG CTATCGGAGCAGGAGCTACGGCTGCGGCGTGCCTGCTCTTTGCGATCATCAACCCGGAAACGACGTACTGGGCGTACGCGTTTAATGCGTCGTATCTCTCTGTGATGGGCGCGGATTTTGTCTTCTCAGCGGGCACGCTGTTTATTGCCAAGTTCTCGTTGCCGCATGAGCAGAGTGTATCTGGGGCGTTATTCAATACCATGACTCAG CTTGGAACGGCGGTAGGCGTGACAGTGTCGACGGTGGTGTTCAATAGCGTCAACTCCAGGCTGGACTCAAACGAGGACAATATTTCCACTTTCCGTGCGGCGCAGTGGACCGGGCTCGCGTTTGGAATCATAGGCAAGTTCACATTTCACACCTACGTTCAGTTTCAGAAACTAAACAGCACATCCTGCCTTTCTATCTGCACAGCTACAACATTAGGCATCGTATTTTTCTACGGCGTGGGCGTGGTGGGACACCGCGGCCCGGCGAGCGACTCGGTATCACACTCAGAAAAAGGCTCTGTGACACCCTTCACCGCTTCACCGACGGAATCCGATACAGATGGGCGGACGATGACAGTATCGTCGAGAGGAAACCTACTCACTGAAGCGGGATCGTCGGTGCCCAGTCAATTCTTCGCGTATGGGGGTGGAGGTATGTCGAATTCGGGGTTGACTGCTGCTTCGTCGCCTGAGTTGGGGGCGGAGAGGCGAAAAAATAAGGGATCGCCGGAGATTATTTCTGGTGGGGAGCGTGCTGGGTAA
- a CDS encoding 10 kDa heat shock protein, mitochondrial — MAAQATFKSIKSLVPLLDRVLVQRFKPETKTATGIFLPTSATSNPLPEATVIAVGPGAPNKDGVIVPTTVKAGDRVLLPGWGGNSIKVGEDEYFLFKDSEILAKIKE, encoded by the exons ATG GCCGCTCAAGCAACCTTCAAGTCCATTAAGTCTCTTGTTCCTCTCCTGGACCGTGTTTTGGTTCAGCGTTTCAAACCCGAGACC AAAACAGCCACTGGTATCTTCCTACCGACCTCTGCGACGAGCAATCCTCTACCTGAGGCGACCGTCATCGCTGTCGGCCCCGGTGCACCCAACAAGGACGGCGTCATCGTGCCCACCACCGTGAAAGCGGGCGACCGCGTCCTGCTCCCCGGCTGGGGTGGCAACTCTATTAAAGTCGGCGAAGAT GAATACTTCCTCTTCAAGGACTCTGAAATCCTCGCCAAAATCAAGGAGTAA
- a CDS encoding Dehydrogenase xptC yields the protein MARVVSKFLAIVQLLAVANAFADLDGLKSRQIDSDQLYDAYDYVIVGGGQSGLVIANRLSEDPKKTVLVVEYGYFDDTPGQLEPSSGSVYASRNLFNVTTVPQRGIGNREGIVYAASVVGGGSTVNGMLFDRGSADDYNNWEKLGNPGWGWRGLLPYFKKSSSFTPPRADLAAEYNITWDIPRAYGNGPIQSTFPDWQWPTIKSQWKAWTDLGVPINEEGAAGDAFGAYWVPSNVDQTYRRSYARSGYFEPVKNRRNLHLLIGHRVNEVLFTSKKRAEAVTIQARGTANGSPTKTVKAAQEIVLCAGWLHTPQILQRSGVGPKSLLTQAGIPVVADLPGVGFNLQDHPALLLIYQYQTDLFPNPNSLTNNATFQAWATEQWASRKGPYSIGVGNALATVPFPILSPTYQTTINKAKGQNAADYLPSTYGPQNVKGFLKQRAVILDSFGRRDNGVVEIPFLGGSTLSLVLEKPLSRGTVLLNTTDRYAEPVIDYNTNVNPVDTDIFIAVIKFARRWFQTPSQQHLTPVEVYPGSSVGTDEEIAAHSVNAIWPSTAHGCGTSAMAPRDQAGVVSPSLTVYGVTGLSVGDVSIIPIIPATHTCATVYAIAEKAADLIKSRYDPRIRPAGPHP from the exons ATGGCAAGAGTCGTATCCAAGTTTTTAGCCATTGTCCAGCTGCTTGCTGTGGCTAATGCTTTTGCTGACCTAGATGGTCTGAAATCTCGTCAAATTGACTCTGATCAACTCTACGACGCCTACGACTACGTCATTGTGGGAGGTGGACAGAGTGGACTCGTTATTGCGAATCGTCTCAGCGAAGATCCCAAAA AAACGGTACTCGTCGTGGAATACGGATACTTTGACGACACTCCAGGTCAACTTGAACCATCCAGTGGATCCGTATACGCGTCTAGGAACCTCTTTAATGTGACCACGGTCCCTCAACGCGGTATTGGTAATAGGGAAGGAATTGTTTATGCTGCATCCGTAGTCGGCGGAGGCTCCACCGTGAATGGGATGCTTTTTGATCGTGGCTCAGCTGATGACTACAACAATTGGGAGAAGCTTGGAAACCCTGGCTGGGGCTGGAGGGGTCTGCTTCCCTACTTTAAGAAG AGTTCTTCCTTCACTCCTCCCAGAGCTGATTTGGCTGCAGAATACAACATTACTTGGGACATTCCTCGTGCATACGGAAACGGTCCCATCCAATCCACCTTCCCAGATTGGCAGTGGCCGACAATCA AGTCGCAATGGAAGGCGTGGACAGACCTTGGCGTGCCCATCAACGAGGAGGGTGCTGCGGGAGACGCATTCGGAGCGTATTGGGTCCCCTCCAATGTCGACCAAACGTATCGTCGCTCGTACGCTCGCAGCGGCTATTTTGAGCCCGTAAAGAACCGAAGAAATCTCCATCTTCTCATTGGCCATCGTGTCAACGAAGTCCTTTTCACGTCCAAAAAGCGTGCAGAAGCCGTCACTATTCAAGCGCGCGGAACGGCCAATGGCTCACCCACAAAGACTGTCAAGGCGGCACAGGAGATTGTTCTATGCGCCGGATGGTTGCATACTCCTCAAATTTTGCAGCGTAGTGGCGTCGGCCCGAAGTCACTCTTAACTCAGGCGGGTATCCCCGTTGTTGCCGATCTTCCAGGTGTTGGATTCAACTTGCAGGATCATCCTGCTTTACTACTCATATATCAAT ATCAAACCGACTTGTTCCCCAACCCAAACTCACTCACCAATAATGCAACATTTCAAGCCTGGGCAACTGAGCAGTGGGCATCACGGAAAG GACCGTATTCTATTGGCGTTGGCAATGCGCTGGCCACTGTTCCGTTCCCAATCTTGAGTCCCACCTATCAAACCACGATCAACAAGGCTAAAGGGCAGAATGCTGCTGACTACCTACCCAGCACTTATGGTCCCCAGAACGTCAAAGGATTCCTCAAACAAAGAGCTGTCATTCTTGACTCATTTGGACGTCGCGACAATGGTGTTGTAGAAATTCCATTCCTGGGCGGAAGTACATTGTCTCTCGTCCTCGAAAAGCCACTCAGCCGCGGCACGGTTTTGTTGAATACCACCGATCGCTACGCTGAACCTGTCATTGACTATAATACGAACGTCAACCCAGTAGACACTGACATTTTTATTGCCGTAATCAAATTCGCTCGAAGGTGGTTCCAGACTCCGAGTCAGCAGCATCTCACGCCTGTAGAGGTGTACCCTGGTTCAAGCGTTGGGACCGATGAAGAAATAGCTGCGCATTCTGTCAACGCAATATGGCCTAGCACTGCACATGGCTGTGGGACGTCGGCAATGGCCCCCCGTGATCAGGCTGGTGTTGTATCCCCCAGTTTGACTGTGTACGGAGTGACTGGGCTTAGTGTTGGAGACGTGTCTATAATCCCTATCATTCCAGCTACGCATACTTGTGCTACTGTGTATGCTATTGCTGAGAAG GCTGCAGATCTCATCAAGTCTCGCTATGATCCCCGCATCCGACCTGCTGGCCCACACCCGTAA